The genomic region TAGCAAGCTTTTCTCAAAACAAAAAATCACGCTAGGGCTATTTCTCGCCGGTTTTTCCGGGTGTTTTTCTTTAGGTTTCTTCCGACCTGGATTTTACACGGgtttatttctttttgttttatttttttattttcaaatacaTGCACTTTTTCTAAGTTTtaaaactttttcaaatttgttaaTTTTTCTCAAATCTGTAAAAATCAAGTTTGCGTACCTTTTCAAATTCGTCAACTTTTTGCTTTACATGTGTTTCTAAATTACGAAGTTTTTTCTGAATGTTgtcaaatttttgaattttttgtgaaattttattcaaatccacgagtttttttctcaaattcatgaacttgTTGGAAATTTCATGATTCGTTTCCAATtatcattttttttaaattcataaaCTTTTGTTCATTTTTTTCTAATTACGAACTCCAAGTCTTGAACATTTTTTGATAATTCATGAAATTTTGTCAAatctttttgtgatttttttttcaaattcacaagtTTTTCATTTTTGCAACCTTTTCAAATTACGAACTTTCCAAATCTTGGAATCATGTCAATTTtgtgaaaaaaaaaagaaaaatcatgaattttttcaTAAGTCAATGGTAAACTTTCCTTGTCAACTATCAATAGTCACCGATCGGTCGACACCCGAAGGGCGTTGGTCCATTAGTTTAAAGAAACTACCACGGAGCCTGACATTTCATCCATGATTTATGCACGACGGCCAATCAAACAGATGTGTTGCACTTTCTATCAAGATTGGATGGCTTGATGTGCACCATCGTGCATGGATCGTGATAAAAGCGTCGTGTGCATAGCAATGTTCTTAGTTTAACGATATAAAAATGTGTTGCTGGGATGTTACGTTAGCTCATGCCAAAGGCGCTAATTAGGATGTCTTTGTGACTTGGTGAGGCGAGGAACCCCTCCCTTGCCATGAAGCTTAGGAGACAGAGCCTAATCCACAATTCACATTCTTACTCTTCGCGCTCACATCAAGATTAGAAGTCTGGAATGGAAAAACCATATTTGACCCTCTCTACGTCAAAGGGTCGACTAATTGTATAGGCGCGACCAATTAGGTCGGCCCATCACCCACTGTACATATAGCCTCGCAATTCCGGTTTTGAGAACTTTCTTCCAAGCCAGTTTTtatcggttttgggaaccttctaaaaGATCCCTGAAccggtattttttttgttttgttttttcgcTGTTTATTTATATTGTTTCTGAAAATTGTTTGGAGTTCCATAAAATGTTTGCCTTTAAAAAATCAGAATTAAAAAAACGTATTGAAACAAAATCACAAATTAAAACAATATTTGTGTTTAGCAAAAATTGATCGAGAATTTAACAGATGTTACCTTCTCATTTCTTGTTCACAAATTTTTAAAATATTATTGTTTTCTGAAAAAATGTCCATTAACTTTAAAAGGTGtaagtattttaaaaaatgttgcatGTTTGCAAAAAATTCTTTGCTCTCTCAGAAACATTAGATTTTCAATAATTGTCcattgattcaaaaaatgtttgtggtttcaaattttttttgcagattcaaaaaatgttagaATTTTCATTTTTTTCGgagtttcagaaaatgttcaggTTTGACAATCCGAATTTCTAAAAGTATgcacattttcaaaaaaaatcacaaattcaaaaaatgttaaagttttaaaaaaatgtttgaacATTTTGTAACTTCCATGTTTCAAAAACAATCcactttctgaagaaaaaaatcacaactgaaattttagaaaatgtttgatgTAATGCTGTTGAAAAATCTTAATACCCCGCACCTATTAACCAACAAAGTTGTTCATGTTCAGGTCAGCTTGTTAGCTGCGCGCTCGTATGTGAGGTCGTGTGTTCAAACACGAGTGAGCATGATGTGTTCTGGAATTTTGCACAGTGTGCTCCCCCTTTAGGGTCAGCCGAGTTTGCTGCTTCGTTGTGTGTCATGCGACAATTCTCCACAAAATGCGACACATTGGAGCTCCCGTCTACAATTTAAGAACTAAAAATTtgattttaaaactttgacttagaacaaaagatagatatacacttattcatggacggagggagtaaatccaTATATCAAACATCACTCGTCCTTACAAATACAGAAAAAACAAAAATACATTCAAATTCATGGGATGCTGAAGTCTTCTTTCTCATGTATCCACTGGCAGTTCACCATGAGCATAGCTCGATGCCACCTGTGGGCCTCCTCCTCGAAGCTTGTAGAAGTAGCAGCCAGGAAGTCATCGATGCAGATCAGGAAACGCCGGCGGCTGTGATCTGGGAAGCAAATCGCCATCCTAGAAAAGAAAACACAGATAATGAAATGTAGAAATTCCAAAGACAATGAAAGCCAGTCGGTTCCAGTTGGATACACCAGAAAACTAAACTAACCTGATTTCGAATTTTGGCAGCATCAATGCAGTGTTGATGGAAAGCAACCAAGCGAAGATCTTGGCGTTCTATGAAGTTAAGACAAGAGGACGCGACACTTCCTTTGGGTGAGAGGCTGCAACCGATGCAAGGTGATCACAATCATATGAACACGTGACATAGTTTAGATTCTCAGACAACCAAAATTTTAGCAGCATCAATGCAATGTTGATGGAAAGCAACCGAGCAAAGATCTTGACGTTCTAAGAAGTTAAGACAGAAGGACACGACACTTCCTTTGGGCGAGAAACGAGGGTGACACCATAGGTCTGCAACCGATGCAAAATGAACACATGACATAGCTCAGATTTCCAAACACCCGAATTTTAGGTAGCATAGATGCAATGTTGGGGAAAGTTGTGAGAGTGGGTGACAACGAGGTAACTCTTCTAAACCGAAGTAAAAAAACATGATTTTTAGGGACGGAAGTATTCATTACCCACGCAATCAAATACCAAGATTTTAGATCATCGCATATTTTTTTTGGAGAAACTATGTTGGCAAACTAGGCCTGAGACTAGCCACAATGTGAGTAACTTCCGCAGTAACTTCAAgcccaactcagcaaatttgtctatgtgacaatgagttaatgaagacaggtagttatagtaacttagctagttactataacatcacatgtcccaatacaatattagtctataacctaataaatgaagctttgcatgtgaCCACACCTATGTtagtacccactatgaaggtagtaacatagtctaagaatatatgtatgttactagtgtatgttactcttcactgtggctaaggctggtcatagtggaaagtaacttagactagtgtcatgcatgtaacttagactagtgtcatgcatatgacactagtctaagttactaccttcataagactagccacaatgaagaGTAACATACACGTATTCCTAGaccatgttactaccttcatagtgggtggtaacataagtgtggtaacatgcatagcttcatttattaggttatagactcatattccattgggacatgtgatgttacagtaactagctaagttactactactacctctctcctcattaactcattgccacataagcaaatttgctgagttgaacTCGATGTTACTGTTAAAGTTACTttcactgtggctagtctaatgcaaagtaacataatagtagtatcatagatggcttcatttattagctcgcAGACTCATCTTGTTTTGAAaagcgttatgttacagtaacatattatgtttccacctctcattaattacttgacacataagcaaaattttctcgaaatgcgctatgttactagctaagttactcccactatgactagcctaatctGAAGCTGTATGTACTCACTTCAATCAAAATTAATTGACACAGTTTTAGTACAATTTAGATTTGGTTCGGAGGGAGTAACTCTACTTTCCTCCATGTTATGAGATGCAAGGTTCGGAGAGTCTGATTTTCCACATAAATACGCGATAGAGTTCCTGAATACGAAGGACTGAAGATGTTTTGTGCCTGCCACatactaactactccctccgttctaaaatagatgtacaaagttgaatcatctattttggaacgggaGGAGTACACACCGGCACTTGTGCAAAGAATGACGAAATCACAAAAAGAAAATTCCCCACCAACTACAAATACCCGTGAAACCACCAGCTATTGAGCTTCAAGATTCAACTTTGCAGATCACGGACCGATGCCGTAGTCGATGCTCAGCTCCCGCAGCGGCGGGATGGTGTCCATGGCGAACAACATCAGACGAGGGTACGACTCGTTGTCGTCGGCACGGAGCACCAACTGGACGAACACGTTCGGGGCGCTGCTGTGGCTGATGTAGGGAGCGAAGTTCCTCCTCCGGGACACGTCGAGCACGTAGCGCGGGCGCGGCCCTGCCAAATGTGCGAATCGGGGAGGTTCCTCGGCGTCGTCCGGAAGCGTGGCAGCGGAGGCGTCTCCCCACTCCCTCCATCTCGCCGGAAACTTCCTCGGATCGACGATGCCGCCCCATTCAGTCGACGCGCCGCCGGCATTGCCTGCGTGGTGACCGTCGTCGTCCACGGTGACCACGTCTCCGCTGAACTCGCAGACGAAGGCGCCCGGCTGGATCAAGTCCAGTGCCCTGACGCCCCAGTCTGTCTGCCTCGACCGGAACACCTCCAGCCGGTGCTGCATCCCTCGCTGCGTCACCCGGTTCGAGCAGCTCGCTGGGCACCCGCACTGGGCGCCGCACTCGTACACCACCGGCCTTCCCCTGACCAGCGTGCCGTCGGCATTGTACGCCGGGCCGCCTCCGCCGTTCTTCCTCACGCAGGCGCAGCTGCCAGATGACGACGACCCGCCGCACGCCGCCGTCGCGTACTGGCAGCACCTGAAACGCCTCACCGGCCTGGGCAGAACCGGGAAGTCAGGGCGGGAAATATACTCGAAGCCGAGGGGAGAGATGTCTCGATCCACATTGTTGAAGATGGGGACACGGATCAGCTCCTTGCCCTTGGACAGGTCTCGCGTGACGTAGCCGCGCGGCCGGATGTTGGAGTCGAGCATGTTGGTGAGATCCCGGGCAGAGCGCCAGATCTTGCTGCCGAGCGGGGCCTGGCCGGGGATGCGCACGAGCTTGAACTTGCAGACCTCGTGGCCTGACTTTCCGGGGCCGTAGGTGATGGAGTCGACCTTGTAGAGGCCGTCGTAGACGTATAGCTTGGCGCTGGGGCTGGTGTCGCAGTCGTGGCAGCGGATGACGCGTACCTCGACGCCGTACTTGTGGCTGTAGGCGAGCGCGAGGTTGCCGCGCTCGAATTCCTGGTCGGTGTTGTGCTCGACGCCGTGTCGCGGGCGGCCGCCGCTGCCGGTGTAGATAAGGACCTCGCCGTTGTCGTGGTCGTCGAGGTAGCCGCCGGAGGAGACAATGCTGGTGGCGACGGGGTGGCCCTCGCTGACGAGGTTGGCGGGGATGAAGCCGATGCCGGCCTGGGTTTGGTTGTGGAGGCCGAcgacgatgagctcggcgcggtagCTGAAGACGTCGCCGACGAAGACGCCCGGGATGGCGCCGACGATGCGCACGTCGCGGTAGAGGCAGAGGCCCTGGGAGAGCATCGTGCTCAGGGCGGTCATGTCGGCGCGCATGCGGCCACCGCGGTGGTAGATCCCTCGGACCGCCTCGAAGGTGAGGCGCGCCCGGCGCACCAGTGTGCGGACCTCGAGGTGGTCGGCCTCCGCGGTGACGGTGGCGCGCACCATCTCCGGGCCGGCGGTGCCGCGCGCGCGCTTCTTGCCCTTGGCGCTGGCTGTGGCAGTCGAGGAAGAGGCCCGCGCCGGGTCGGCGCTGCGCGGTGCAGGCGGAGGCCGCGGAGGCGTAGAGGAAAGACTGGCGCTCCGCGGAGCAGGGGGAGGTGGGGGAGGCGATGGCTGGGGAGGTGTGGAGGAAAGGCTGGCGGAGATGGCGTCGAGGCGCCGCTGGGCGAGGCGGAGGCTGTGGGCGAAGTCGGCATGGTCGTCGGGGGAGGGGTCGAGCTGCCGGCGGAGCGCGGCACAGAGGTCGGGGGTGAGCGGCGTCGTCTGGGTCGGGGCCGGGAGCGCGTCGGCGTCGGGGTCGGGCTTGGCGGACACccggcggaggagggcggcgcagAGCTCGGCGGTGGGAGCGGGCGCGTCGGGATCTGGCTTGGGGACGAGGAGGGGGCGGCGGGGAGCGGACGCCATGGGCGATCGGCGACGACGCAAGAGGGTTTTTGGGCGCTGGGCtgggggctttccttctctccgCCGTTGGTTGGAGACCACTCCTGATTTTACTCTGCCATGTGACCACGCTGCTGCTGCCGTCAGCGTCGGGTCTTTTCTACTTCCTCCTGAGGGCAGTTATGCCTTTCCGGATTCCGTAGTTTCAGTCACCATTTCGAGTCGTGGATGGGTGGGTCGGTCGTCGCTGCACGGCTTGCGATTTTGCCGTCGTTATTAAGGGTAGGTTGGACGCGAGAATTAAGGGTGCTCGCCAGGAAACATGCCATTGCCTTCAAATATTTGTAGAGAACAGTGAGCACAGAATGTAGGGAGAGAAACTTGGGAGGCTCTTTCTCATTGATCTTTGGTGGATCATTGTACAAGATATGAAAGTATATTCATACCATGTGTTAATCTTTGGTATGAAAATATATTCATACCATATACGAGTAGTATATATTTGTTATTGTGAAAATTTAGATACCAAATATTTGTTATTGTGAAAGTTTAGATACCATATATATTTGTTATTGTGAAAGTTTAGATTGATTTACAAAATCTAACTTAGATCAAAggtaatatgcggagtaaataaaaaaaaGTAGGAAGTATGTCTATCTGTTCCTTAGCCCATGAGCAATCTTACTTTACAAGTTTGCTAGACTTTTTGGTCACGAGGTTACTTTACCTCTAAGCTTATCTACAAGACCGCTTGAAGAGGAGAAAACTTGCCATAGTCTAGAAGGAAACTTCTATGGCAAGCTAGCTTAGCAAAGGAAACTTGTATAGTAAGTTTCCTTACATCTGAAGTTTGCTCCTTGATCAAGGTGTCTAGTTTTTGTCACATAATTATTTCTTATCATAACACGTGGTTTCATAACACTCCTCCTTGGCGATTACCGCAAAAATCATATGTCTCACCAAAAACTTCTCTAAAAAACCAACGGAAAAAAGGGATGAAGAAAAGAGTGCATTACATACGCAAATTGCCTCGTTAAAAACGTTATGTGAGAAAACCCAATGGAAAAAAGCCTCACTAAAAAAGGTACAATGACTTATCTCATGGATTAGTTGCGGCCTTCAGGACCAATGATCTCCCTGGTCACCTTGTATTGCACATGTTTCCTCATTGAAAACCTTGTGTGTGAAAACCAAGTGGGGAAAAGTCACTAAGGAAAAAGAGTACAACAGTTAATCTTCTGGATTAGTAGTGGTCATCATAACCACCATGGTCTTCAGGACTAATGATCTTCCAGATCATCTTATATAGGCTATGTTGTGGAGATTTTTCCCATAATAATTGCAACTCTCTAAGTCGTCTCATATATGTCCCCTTGTGTTGGGTGACACCGCATAGTAGGGCCCCGCGTGACCAGAATGCTTGATTCAATCTTCTGGCATCCCTATGGTTGCTCTCCTCAAAGGAAGGACTACCATAAAAATTGCGTCGATGCAGCCTGAGAGCAAGAAGCTGTGGGGGGTCAGCAAAAGAAGCGTCCACGAGGGTCCGGAGCAAAAAGCATGAACACATGATGCAACCTTCGGGTGGAGCTGCGGGGCGTCCACTTAAAGCGATGCAGCCCCTGAGTCCATCAACAAAGATATACCTTTGTTCTTCCGCGATTTGTCTATCCCAAGGGGTTCATGATAGAAAGCATTTAGTTGTTCTAGATTCAGGCATGCAAATCGTCACACTAAGCTCATGAAAAAGAACGACCCTTCTACATCTTCTTA from Triticum aestivum cultivar Chinese Spring chromosome 4A, IWGSC CS RefSeq v2.1, whole genome shotgun sequence harbors:
- the LOC123085482 gene encoding histone-lysine N-methyltransferase family member SUVH9, whose product is MASAPRRPLLVPKPDPDAPAPTAELCAALLRRVSAKPDPDADALPAPTQTTPLTPDLCAALRRQLDPSPDDHADFAHSLRLAQRRLDAISASLSSTPPQPSPPPPPPAPRSASLSSTPPRPPPAPRSADPARASSSTATASAKGKKRARGTAGPEMVRATVTAEADHLEVRTLVRRARLTFEAVRGIYHRGGRMRADMTALSTMLSQGLCLYRDVRIVGAIPGVFVGDVFSYRAELIVVGLHNQTQAGIGFIPANLVSEGHPVATSIVSSGGYLDDHDNGEVLIYTGSGGRPRHGVEHNTDQEFERGNLALAYSHKYGVEVRVIRCHDCDTSPSAKLYVYDGLYKVDSITYGPGKSGHEVCKFKLVRIPGQAPLGSKIWRSARDLTNMLDSNIRPRGYVTRDLSKGKELIRVPIFNNVDRDISPLGFEYISRPDFPVLPRPVRRFRCCQYATAACGGSSSSGSCACVRKNGGGGPAYNADGTLVRGRPVVYECGAQCGCPASCSNRVTQRGMQHRLEVFRSRQTDWGVRALDLIQPGAFVCEFSGDVVTVDDDGHHAGNAGGASTEWGGIVDPRKFPARWREWGDASAATLPDDAEEPPRFAHLAGPRPRYVLDVSRRRNFAPYISHSSAPNVFVQLVLRADDNESYPRLMLFAMDTIPPLRELSIDYGIGP